TGATTTTTCAAATTATCATGAGATAGTATTGTATATTAGAAAAAATGCAAAATTCAAATGATAAAATTTTTTAAAATAAAACGATTGGGGAGTGTCTTTGAATACATTGAAACATATAGGTATCTTTCTGCGAAACGAACATTGAAAAGTTACAGCCAATTTATAAAACTGATAAAAATAAAAGATCAGAGGGCTGCGATTATAGCATCGAGCTGTGAAGATGATAAGGGATTGCTTTTAGATTTAAAAAATGTTCAGCCTACAGATGGCGCCAATCATAGTTATTTTTATTCCAAAGACTCCTATTTTGCTTGGTATTACCAAAAATTACTCGATGACGGAGATATTGGCGAGATTGGTCGCAGTTTGTCTGGATTTTTGTATCAGTATCGCCCTGAGCTTTATTATGTGTTTGCAGAGTATAATATGAGGATAGGGAGAAAGGAAAAGGCTAAAATGTACTTTTTTCTAAGTGGAATTTATGATGACAAATCAATGCCATATGTCGAAGAATATTGTACGCAACTTCAAAAGGGAGACCGTAGGCAATTGGAGGGTATCTTTCCGAAGCCATTTCTGATGAAAAAAACTCGATATCTAATCTCAGACTCCCTTAAACATAAGTTGAAAAGTTTGAACGCGCCTGAATGGATGTTTAATAATAATTGAAAATAGACTTAATTGATAACGTTATGCGAAAAATGGTTGATGTAGTTTTGATTTTTATTTTATGCACAGTATTCGCCTGCAATGCAAATGCTCAATATTTTGGCTCGGAAAAAATCCCAAAAGAAATCATCGAACCTTGGATAGAAGATTCTATTCAACAGTATCAAGCGGTTTATAAGTTTGGTTTTTCGGAAGGAGAATGCGAAATGACGATTATCATTAATGACGACTTAATCATTGCCCAAACTAGCGAATATGAATGGTCTAATGAATTTAATCGGTTTGTAAGCACATATTCAAATTTCAGCAATGTAAAGATAGAAGGGAATAAATTCTTTAGCGATCAAACCGATGGAGAGTTCGTTTTCATTGAGAATGATAATGGAAGCACTGCTTACTTATTAATTTATGACCCATGGACGTATGAATTTCATGAGGGCGGAGAGCTGGGAAAAATAATGGGAGATAGCCAAGAATTGTATTGCAATGGAAAGTTTCCTCAAGCAAGTTTGACATTGTTAAGTGATTCGGATTTGGAAAAATTGACTCTGCATGAATTGAAAGTCATGAGGAATGAAATATTTGCCAGATATAGTTATAAATTCAAATTGGGAGGAGAAATGGATAAATATTTCAAAAGTCAAGATTGGTATTTGCCTTATTCAGATTCTGCTAACCTGACTGAACTTGAGATACGAAACATAGCATTGATAAAAAAGGCCGAGAGCAAGAAGAAAGAATAATAATAATGCTTTAATGAATTTTTATTTATATAAATTACATAATTATTTCCAAAAGGGAGGATTATATATTAATAATTCATTTTTTGTTATGAATAAAGAGTTGGCAAAGAGAAAAGTGTGCATGTCTGGTGTTTCGATATTACTGATATTGTTAATGGCTTGTAATGATGCTGATAAGGCTTATTACCTTAAACCGGTTGATTTGGCTTATTTGGAAACGGTTTATCGTAATGATTTTGATACTGTGAATTATGTTAGGTTCTTTGAAAATGAAGAGGGAATTCATAAATTATCTGGTGTGATACGCTTTACAGAAGACTTCTTGTCATTGCAAAGTGTCAGTTCCCGCCGACTAATAGCTAAAGACTCTTTGTCTTCAACCATTGATTTGCATTTGAATAATGGATACCGAAAAGAGTTTGATAACGAGGAGAAGGTGATGTTTATTCAACTTCAAATTTCAACAAACTCGCTTGAGTCAGCATATGAGTTTAGAGAGCAGATTGGTGAGAGGTTAGTTGGTTTTATTGAATATCAAAATCTAGGCAGTTGGATGGCGGAGGATTTTGGTGCTGGAGGACTTAACTGTCTATTTGTCGTCAATGATTGGGATAAGGCGCAAAGGGATATTATTCGATTTTTGAACGGTGAAAAATTATTGGACAAGGTATTAATAGCGAAAAGGCTTTATGTATCAGATGAAAATTGGCAATATGAAGTCGTTTATCCTGCGAACTTTAGCGGAGCATTTAATAGCATGTGATTTAGGCATGTTTATGTGATATTTAGGACAAATTGCTCGGAATTCTTTTTGTTTTTAGATCCTTAAAAGGAATAAATAGGTACGATTTTTAAATAGTGGTAGTGAAATATGGAATATAAAGCGAATAAAAAAAGTGTTAATAAGATAAAACCAAAGATATATTTAATATCTATCGGAATTATTATTTTTGTAATGTCACTGTCTGTGAATAAAGTGTATTATACTAGTGAATTTGAAGATTTCCCTGAAGTAGCAAAAATAAGTATATTGACTTTTACTCTTTCTGTATGTATTTATCAATTATATTTTTTTAAAAGACATTTTGATAAACAAGATAAATATAGAATTATTTTGACTGATGAATATTTGAAAATCAGTCAGAAAGGTTCAGAGGATAAAATTATAAAAATTGAAGAAATAGGATTGATTGATAAAATTAATCGAGGAGTTTGGCTTTATACTAAAAAGGAAGATTTTTTAGTTCCGAATTGGATTGAGAATTTGGATGAATTAGAATATAAAATCAGAGAATTAAAGAAAAATCGTAAGTAATAGCCATTCAAAGAGTTTGACTATTTTTTTAACTAGATTGATTCAACATGCTAAAACTTTTAAGTATAATATTTACATCAATTTTAGTATTGATAGTCAGTTTTTTTTGGCTTTTGATATTAGCATCTTCTCATGAAATTGATACTTCGATAAAATTAGTTCCAGGTTTAATAATTTTGATGATTGTTTTACTACAAATAATATTATTGAGACAATTCAAACGAAAAAACAACTGATTGGAAAGTGAAGTAAAGAATAAAAAGGATAAATTTTAATTAAATATAAAACTGAGAGCTTTTTTAGAAATAAATTAAATTTTTTATTGTCTAATAATTATGAAAATCTTGAATATCTATCAGTTTACGATTCTATAGAGAAAAAAAATGAAGTAAATCAGGTTTAAAATATTGTTACCCTTAGTATTAGATGAAAATAAAATCAGATAAAATATTTTTCTATTTTGGATTATTATTATTATTGATAAGCCTTTTTTTAACATATAAGACTAGCTATCATGTTATTTTCTATGACAAAACACTTGGCTATGATAGGTTTACATTAGGATATGGAAAGCCATTTGAAGAAATATTAATTAATTTTATTTATTCAGTGTCATTATTTATTAGCTCTTTTGGATTAATCTCAAAAAATATAATCGGTCGTAGAATTACTTTTTTCTTTTTAATTCCACCAGTTCTTTATTCATTATTATATCTGTTGGCTGTTTTACCAAAAGTTTATGAAACTTCATATTTTATATATGAATCAAATATAGAAAGTGTCTTTAATATAATAAATAGTTTGAATTATCCTTATCTTGAGCCTTTTATTATTTTTCTAATTATACCTATATTATTTATTGAATATAAAATGATTTTATCAGGAATATTTAAAAAGCTTGAATCATAATTGATGTAGTGTTTGAAAATTGTAATACTTTGATTTTTTTGTAATAGGTAAATCGATTTATTAACCTAATTTAATAGGTATGTTTATAGTTGAACTTAATATGTTTTAATTATATTAAGTTCAATTTCATTCAAGGACTTTTATAGCTAAGATCTTTGTTGTGAACACCAAATTCAAAAGCGAAGATCCATTTTAGAGCATGTAAAGCATATATTAGCTGATATAAACTGTTGGAGTTGATTTTATTTCATGAATTTTCTCCAACTCTGTTTTGATTGGTAAAATATATTTTTATCTT
The Aureibacter tunicatorum DNA segment above includes these coding regions:
- a CDS encoding YARHG domain-containing protein; translated protein: MRKMVDVVLIFILCTVFACNANAQYFGSEKIPKEIIEPWIEDSIQQYQAVYKFGFSEGECEMTIIINDDLIIAQTSEYEWSNEFNRFVSTYSNFSNVKIEGNKFFSDQTDGEFVFIENDNGSTAYLLIYDPWTYEFHEGGELGKIMGDSQELYCNGKFPQASLTLLSDSDLEKLTLHELKVMRNEIFARYSYKFKLGGEMDKYFKSQDWYLPYSDSANLTELEIRNIALIKKAESKKKE